Proteins encoded together in one Bos javanicus breed banteng chromosome 6, ARS-OSU_banteng_1.0, whole genome shotgun sequence window:
- the DMP1 gene encoding dentin matrix acidic phosphoprotein 1 isoform X1 — protein sequence MAMKTTILLMFLWGLSCALPVARYQNTESKSSEEWKGHLAHTPTPPLESSESSEESKLSSEEQANEDPSDSTESEEVLGLDDQQHVHRPAGGLSRRGGSEGDNKDDDEDESGDDTFGDDDGGPGPEERRSGGDSRLGSDEDSADTTRSREDSTPQGDEGARDTTSESRDLDREDEGNSRPEGGDSTPDSDSEEHWVGGGSEGDSSHGDGSEFDDEGMQSDDPGAYRSERGNSPISDAGLKSRESKGDDEEQASTQDSHESPAAAYPRRKFFRKSRLPEEDGRGELDDSRTIEVMSDSTENPDSKEAGLGQSREHSKSESRQESEENRSPEDSQDVQDPSSESSQEVDLPSQENSSESQEEALHESRGDNPDNATSHSREHQADSESSEEGVLDKPSDSESTSTEEQADSESHESLRSSEESPESTEEQNSSSQEGAQTQSRSQESPSEEDDGSDSQDSSRSKEDSNSTESVSSSEEEAQAKNTEVESRKLTVDAYHNKPIGDQDDNDCQDGY from the exons ATGGCTATGAAGACCACCATCCTGCTTATGTTCCTGTGGGGACTTTCCTGTGCTCTTCCA GTAGCCAGGTATCAAAATACTGAATCCAAGAGCTCTGAAGAATGGAAG GGTCATTTGGCTCATACACCAACACCACCTTTG gagaGCAGTGAGTCATCAGAAGAAAGTAAACTTAGCTCAGAGGAACAG GCAAATGAAGACCCCAGTGACAGCACAGAATCCGAGGAGGTCCTGGGCCTTGATGATCAGCAACATGTTCATAGACCAGCTGGCGGCCTCTCTCGGAGGGGAGGAAGCGAAGGTGATAATAAAGATGATGATGAAGACGAGAGCGGAGATGACACCTTTGGGGATGATGATGGTGGCCCAGGACCCGAAGAGAGACGATCAGGAGGGGACTCCAGGCTTGGAAGCGACGAAGACTCGGCTGACACCACACGATCCAGGGAAGACAGCACCCCACAAGGGGATGAGGGGGCCCGTGATACCACCAGCGAGAGCAGGGACCTTGACCGTGAGGATGAGGGGAACAGCAGGCCCGAGGGCGGTGACTCCACTCCAGACAGCGACAGTGAGGAGCACTGGGTGGGAGGCGGCAGTGAGGGGGACAGCAGCCACGGGGATGGCTCTGAGTTCGACGATGAAGGGATGCAGAGCGATGACCCGGGCGCCTACAGGAGCGAGAGGGGCAACTCCCCAATAAGCGATGCCGGCCTCAAGTCAAGAGAATCGAAAGGGGACGATGAGGAGCAGGCAAGCACCCAGGATTCCCATGAGAGCCCAGCAGCCGCGTATCCCCGCAGGAAATTCTTCCGGAAGTCTCGTCTTCCTGAGGAAGATGGCAGAGGGGAGCTTGACGATAGCCGCACGATAGAAGTCATGAGTGACTCCACCGAAAACCCCGACTCCAAAGAAGCCGGCCTCGGCCAATCCAGGGAACACAGCAAGAGTGAATCTCGACAAGAGAGTGAGGAGAACCGGTCCCCGGAAGACAGTCAGGATGTCCAAGACCCCAGCAGCGAGTCTAGTCAAGAGGTCGACCTGCCTTCTCAAGAAAACAGTAGCGAATCTCAGGAAGAGGCGCTCCATGAGTCCAGGGGTGACAACCCCGACAACGCCACCAGTCACTCCAGAGAACATCAGGCGGATAGTGAGTCCAGTGAGGAGGGCGTGTTGGATAAGCCCTCCGATTCAGAGAGCACATCCACAGAGGAACAGGCTGACAGCGAATCCCATGAGAGCCTCAGGTCCTCGGAGGAGAGCCCAGAGTCCACTGAAGAGCAGAACAGTTCTAGCCAGGAGGGCGCCCAGACCCAGAGCCGGAGCCAGGAGAGCCCGTCTGAGGAGGACGATGGTAGCGATTCCCAGGACAGCAGCAGATCGAAAGAGGACAGCAACTCGACCGAGAGCGTGTCAAGCAGTGAGGAAGAGGCCCAAGCTAAAAACACTGAGGTAGAAAGCAGAAAATTAACAGTCGATGCGTACCACAACAAACCCATCGGAGATCAGGATGACAATGATTGCCAAGATGGCTATTAG
- the DMP1 gene encoding dentin matrix acidic phosphoprotein 1 isoform X2 encodes MAMKTTILLMFLWGLSCALPVARYQNTESKSSEEWKANEDPSDSTESEEVLGLDDQQHVHRPAGGLSRRGGSEGDNKDDDEDESGDDTFGDDDGGPGPEERRSGGDSRLGSDEDSADTTRSREDSTPQGDEGARDTTSESRDLDREDEGNSRPEGGDSTPDSDSEEHWVGGGSEGDSSHGDGSEFDDEGMQSDDPGAYRSERGNSPISDAGLKSRESKGDDEEQASTQDSHESPAAAYPRRKFFRKSRLPEEDGRGELDDSRTIEVMSDSTENPDSKEAGLGQSREHSKSESRQESEENRSPEDSQDVQDPSSESSQEVDLPSQENSSESQEEALHESRGDNPDNATSHSREHQADSESSEEGVLDKPSDSESTSTEEQADSESHESLRSSEESPESTEEQNSSSQEGAQTQSRSQESPSEEDDGSDSQDSSRSKEDSNSTESVSSSEEEAQAKNTEVESRKLTVDAYHNKPIGDQDDNDCQDGY; translated from the exons ATGGCTATGAAGACCACCATCCTGCTTATGTTCCTGTGGGGACTTTCCTGTGCTCTTCCA GTAGCCAGGTATCAAAATACTGAATCCAAGAGCTCTGAAGAATGGAAG GCAAATGAAGACCCCAGTGACAGCACAGAATCCGAGGAGGTCCTGGGCCTTGATGATCAGCAACATGTTCATAGACCAGCTGGCGGCCTCTCTCGGAGGGGAGGAAGCGAAGGTGATAATAAAGATGATGATGAAGACGAGAGCGGAGATGACACCTTTGGGGATGATGATGGTGGCCCAGGACCCGAAGAGAGACGATCAGGAGGGGACTCCAGGCTTGGAAGCGACGAAGACTCGGCTGACACCACACGATCCAGGGAAGACAGCACCCCACAAGGGGATGAGGGGGCCCGTGATACCACCAGCGAGAGCAGGGACCTTGACCGTGAGGATGAGGGGAACAGCAGGCCCGAGGGCGGTGACTCCACTCCAGACAGCGACAGTGAGGAGCACTGGGTGGGAGGCGGCAGTGAGGGGGACAGCAGCCACGGGGATGGCTCTGAGTTCGACGATGAAGGGATGCAGAGCGATGACCCGGGCGCCTACAGGAGCGAGAGGGGCAACTCCCCAATAAGCGATGCCGGCCTCAAGTCAAGAGAATCGAAAGGGGACGATGAGGAGCAGGCAAGCACCCAGGATTCCCATGAGAGCCCAGCAGCCGCGTATCCCCGCAGGAAATTCTTCCGGAAGTCTCGTCTTCCTGAGGAAGATGGCAGAGGGGAGCTTGACGATAGCCGCACGATAGAAGTCATGAGTGACTCCACCGAAAACCCCGACTCCAAAGAAGCCGGCCTCGGCCAATCCAGGGAACACAGCAAGAGTGAATCTCGACAAGAGAGTGAGGAGAACCGGTCCCCGGAAGACAGTCAGGATGTCCAAGACCCCAGCAGCGAGTCTAGTCAAGAGGTCGACCTGCCTTCTCAAGAAAACAGTAGCGAATCTCAGGAAGAGGCGCTCCATGAGTCCAGGGGTGACAACCCCGACAACGCCACCAGTCACTCCAGAGAACATCAGGCGGATAGTGAGTCCAGTGAGGAGGGCGTGTTGGATAAGCCCTCCGATTCAGAGAGCACATCCACAGAGGAACAGGCTGACAGCGAATCCCATGAGAGCCTCAGGTCCTCGGAGGAGAGCCCAGAGTCCACTGAAGAGCAGAACAGTTCTAGCCAGGAGGGCGCCCAGACCCAGAGCCGGAGCCAGGAGAGCCCGTCTGAGGAGGACGATGGTAGCGATTCCCAGGACAGCAGCAGATCGAAAGAGGACAGCAACTCGACCGAGAGCGTGTCAAGCAGTGAGGAAGAGGCCCAAGCTAAAAACACTGAGGTAGAAAGCAGAAAATTAACAGTCGATGCGTACCACAACAAACCCATCGGAGATCAGGATGACAATGATTGCCAAGATGGCTATTAG